The genomic segment AGGGTGTAATTGTCAAGGGGGAGTCCCAGCAGGATGCAGAGAAGATGGCATATTACCCCGCCGTGAGCCACAACCATAATCCTTTCATCTGCACAGGTATTGAGCAGGGGAATGATCTGTTTCATCCGGGCCCGAAAGTCGGCAACAGATTCTCCACCGGGAAAAGAGAAGGTAGCAGGAGAGCTACACCAGAGATCAAACTCCTGTTGATATTTGGTGTAGACCTGATCAAAGGTCAGTCCCTCCCAGAAGCCAAAATCAATCTCTTTGAGCAGGGGGTGGTAAGAAACCTGATACTTGCCCGTTAATTCAGCCACCGTTTGCACACAGCGCAGCATGGGGCTGGCTATGATTCTGGTTGCTTCTTGCAGGGCCGGACTTGCCGCTACCGCCTGTATTTGCTCTACGCCTTGTGCGCTGAGTCCGCAATCCGTTGAACCTACATATGTTCCCGTTAGCGGAGTATGGCCATGGCGAAGAAAGTATATTTTTTTCATATGATCTGCAATTGACAAACCCATCCTCTTGGCTAGGGGCAAAGGGGATGGGTCTTAGGATGGCTCAGCAAGTAAAATTTTATGCTGTTTCAGCTAAAAGTTGGTTGAGGGCATTTTGGGCAAAGTCAAGGCTTGCATCAAGGCTTAAAGCTACGGTGAAAAATTCCACAGCTTCAACTTTATGACCGAGACGCATATAGTTTACCCCGACATTGGCGTAATCAATTCCTGAAGCAGGATTAAGCTCAATAGCCCGCTTAAAGGAGGAGATTGCCGTCTCATATTGTTCAAGCTTGAAGAAGCATACACCGAGGGTGTTATGCAGATCGGGTCGTTCCTCGTCAAAGAGCAGACCCTCCTGCAGGGCCTCTATGGCCTCTGCATAACGACCAAGGTCACGAAGACAGCAGCCCTTATAAGAATAAATATAGGGGACATCCTCTGCCTCTGGCTTCAGGGTCAGGGCCTTATCAAAATGGATAAGGGCTGCTTCGGCGTTGCCGGCTGCGACAAAATTTTTCCCCCGATAAAATTCAAGATAGTAGGCATCGGGTAAGAGGACACTCATCTCGCCTAATTTTACCTCCTGCTCTGCAGGATCTTCGATGCGTTCAACGAGGAGTTTTGCACAGAAGAGACCGGCATTACAGATCATTGAGCGTTCACGAAAATGGGCGCCGGGAATAATGGTATAGAGGGCAGGGATTTGCAGCTGGGGATGACAGACATCTATCATATAGACATCAAAACCATTGTTCTTCAGACTATCGAGGCAATTTTTCACTTCGGTATAGATATTATCATCTGAAATATCTACCATCTCGTCAATAGTCACCTGATCTGCTGTCTCGGTAAGATAGGTAACCTCGCTCATGGACAGAGGTTTAGGTAAACCGGAGGCTATATAATTGGAACCGGTATTGAAATCTCCTGCTAACTGAGCTACCTCGGTGATGGCTCGAATAATGGCCTTCTCCGGATTTGGAGTAGTACCTGCCGTATAGACAATTTCACTCTTTTCAGGGAAGGTTGAGCGATCAATGGCCAGGGCACCAACGGAGGCAATTCCTGTCTCCAGGCTGAAATCATTGAGATATACTTCAATGTTATTTTTGGCAAACTTTTCAAGAAGCTCCACGGCTACGGGATCTTTAATCGTCTCTACATCGATCTTTGCCGTTGGTAGTTTATCACGGTTAATTCGAGAGCAGACATCGCGCTCGACAATCTCACAGAGACCTTGAAGGGCGGCCTCTTCTTGGGTATTACCGGCTGAAGGGCCGTTGAACTCATTAATTGCAAAGAACCAGGAAAAGGGGATAAGAACCTCTCCTTCCTCACCTGTCATTTTGGTGGCCCAGGTCCACTGCATGGGAATACCGGCAAGAAGTTTTTCTAACTGAGCCACGGTGGTATGGGTATCGTGCACGGATTTAAGTAGATGTTCCATGTCTAAGACGGGATAACCTGCTGCCCGCATCTCCTCATAGTCACCAAGCAAAAAATTATCTGCGTTTTTGCTAAATGAGAAAAAAGAGAATCTCTCGGCAAGTTCCATACAGGCAGATGCTTCGGATTGTATGGGCGAGGCACCCTTGCCCATCTGCTTCTTTGTCCCCGTATATTGAGAGGCATCATCGCCACAGACGCTAAAATATACAGGAATATCTAAGCGTCCATTATCAATACGACGAACTTCACTGACTATATTTATATCGAGATTTTTCACCTTGGAATAAAAACGTTCAAGGGTTTGTTCCCGGTGTAATTGCCTTGTCTTGATCGGTGGTAAATGTCTTATAGCAATCTTTTAATACTACTGGCTTTTTTTCCATTACTCTGCCTATTTCGTTAAGTCTAATAACTGTCTACTGCTAAATTCAGTAGTCATATACATACTCCAGGGATTCAGCCATGGACGGGCAAACAACAACTGGCCAACTCAAAAAGATCATCTCTTTAAACCCGGAGGCTAAGTCGT from the Desulfotalea psychrophila LSv54 genome contains:
- a CDS encoding histidine phosphatase family protein; this translates as MKKIYFLRHGHTPLTGTYVGSTDCGLSAQGVEQIQAVAASPALQEATRIIASPMLRCVQTVAELTGKYQVSYHPLLKEIDFGFWEGLTFDQVYTKYQQEFDLWCSSPATFSFPGGESVADFRARMKQIIPLLNTCADERIMVVAHGGVICHLLCILLGLPLDNYTLLKLDVGHYASVDLYETGAVLTGFNKSISG
- a CDS encoding YcaO-like family protein, with the translated sequence MKNLDINIVSEVRRIDNGRLDIPVYFSVCGDDASQYTGTKKQMGKGASPIQSEASACMELAERFSFFSFSKNADNFLLGDYEEMRAAGYPVLDMEHLLKSVHDTHTTVAQLEKLLAGIPMQWTWATKMTGEEGEVLIPFSWFFAINEFNGPSAGNTQEEAALQGLCEIVERDVCSRINRDKLPTAKIDVETIKDPVAVELLEKFAKNNIEVYLNDFSLETGIASVGALAIDRSTFPEKSEIVYTAGTTPNPEKAIIRAITEVAQLAGDFNTGSNYIASGLPKPLSMSEVTYLTETADQVTIDEMVDISDDNIYTEVKNCLDSLKNNGFDVYMIDVCHPQLQIPALYTIIPGAHFRERSMICNAGLFCAKLLVERIEDPAEQEVKLGEMSVLLPDAYYLEFYRGKNFVAAGNAEAALIHFDKALTLKPEAEDVPYIYSYKGCCLRDLGRYAEAIEALQEGLLFDEERPDLHNTLGVCFFKLEQYETAISSFKRAIELNPASGIDYANVGVNYMRLGHKVEAVEFFTVALSLDASLDFAQNALNQLLAETA